In Primulina eburnea isolate SZY01 chromosome 3, ASM2296580v1, whole genome shotgun sequence, one DNA window encodes the following:
- the LOC140825837 gene encoding AUGMIN subunit 1 isoform X1, producing MSESVGRPDAPSSLIGSESSKNGGNTGFDVSRIAEVKAWLVSQFDVVGKDVPDFEYTPRSITHLHNIATCSQAKTQAATIVANDFRQKAAEYRSQAVRIREILEQVGLVQESLPSNVVSSSQVLANVSNLLNIRDTELSSFLVAMADLSLRKTAVEEKRAKVQSESKELLDYTRKAIARLTYLKRTLSQLEDEIVPCEAQMEQWNTNVAIMDSKERQYLQQYSNYKAMLNRVGYIPEISHGVLVEMAEHRKELERKTKPILDTLRSYQDLPPDKALAALAIEDKKRQFAAAEKYLEDVLQSALASSE from the exons ATGAGCGAAAGTGTGGGGAGACCCGATGCTCCTTCTTCATTAATTGGATCGGAATCATCAAAGAACGGTGGTAACACTGGTTTTGATGTTAGTCGAATTGCTGAAGTGAAAGCATGGCTTGTTTCTCAGTTTGATGTAGTCGGGAAAGATGTGCCGGATTTCGAGTACACTCCTCGAAGCATTACCCACTTACACAATATTGCCACCTGCTCTCAAGCTAAAACACAGGCTGCCACCATTGTTGCTAATGACTTTCGTCAAAAAGCAGCGGAGTATCGCTCCCAAG CTGTGAGGATAAGAGAGATACTGGAGCAAGTGGGGCTGGTGCAAGAGAGTTTGCCATCAAATGTTGTCTCATCCTCGCAAGTACTTGCCAATGTGTCAAATCTATTAAATATTAGGGATACCGAACTAAGTAG TTTTCTTGTAGCTATGGCAGACCTATCGCTGAGAAAAACTGCTGTTGAAGAAAAGAGGGCTAAAGTGCAGTCGGAGTCTAAAGAACTTCTTGACTACACGCGAAAGGCTATAGCAAGACTAACTTATTTGAAACG AACACTTTCACAATTAGAAGATGAAATAGTTCCCTGTGAAGCTCAGATGGAACAGTGGAACACAAATGTAGCTATCATGGACTCCAAAGAAAGGCAGTATTTGCAACAGTATTCTAACTATAAG GCAATGCTCAACCGTGTGGGCTACATCCCTGAGATTAGTCATGGAGTATTGGTTGAAATGGCAGAGCACCGGAAAGAACTGGAGAGGAAAACAAAACCGATACTCGACACTCTGAGAAGCTACCAGGATTTGCCTCCT GATAAGGCGTTGGCTGCATTGGCTATTGAGGATAAAAAGAGGCAGTTTGCTGCTGCAGAGAAATATCTCGAAGATGTATTACAGTCAGCTCTCGCTTCTTCGGAGTGA
- the LOC140825837 gene encoding AUGMIN subunit 1 isoform X2 — MADLSLRKTAVEEKRAKVQSESKELLDYTRKAIARLTYLKRTLSQLEDEIVPCEAQMEQWNTNVAIMDSKERQYLQQYSNYKAMLNRVGYIPEISHGVLVEMAEHRKELERKTKPILDTLRSYQDLPPDKALAALAIEDKKRQFAAAEKYLEDVLQSALASSE, encoded by the exons ATGGCAGACCTATCGCTGAGAAAAACTGCTGTTGAAGAAAAGAGGGCTAAAGTGCAGTCGGAGTCTAAAGAACTTCTTGACTACACGCGAAAGGCTATAGCAAGACTAACTTATTTGAAACG AACACTTTCACAATTAGAAGATGAAATAGTTCCCTGTGAAGCTCAGATGGAACAGTGGAACACAAATGTAGCTATCATGGACTCCAAAGAAAGGCAGTATTTGCAACAGTATTCTAACTATAAG GCAATGCTCAACCGTGTGGGCTACATCCCTGAGATTAGTCATGGAGTATTGGTTGAAATGGCAGAGCACCGGAAAGAACTGGAGAGGAAAACAAAACCGATACTCGACACTCTGAGAAGCTACCAGGATTTGCCTCCT GATAAGGCGTTGGCTGCATTGGCTATTGAGGATAAAAAGAGGCAGTTTGCTGCTGCAGAGAAATATCTCGAAGATGTATTACAGTCAGCTCTCGCTTCTTCGGAGTGA
- the LOC140825838 gene encoding uncharacterized protein produces the protein MTVLRSRDTYSAVGAKTLEPMAVEDGLIEPRTPLKTLDFVTRLSNTTTPVSGSPDFTSGSPGLESGSGTVIYLEGGNVRRRSARLAKNLGMLKCSKITGVVNGKRKKDEFEVVGNSSSDEFDARNLERNVLDLELGVEKAVGLPDPSMTGLCLQNLDDGVDDIVIDNEEANIVGGVPKLGLGNNISAVPKLRSGNNVSGAQVETENSQKRQKKFCVDMEILGLELSGKDEVGEQFFTLRSGKNVVKREIKTDTCAGNLLGGTKSDIESEIELSHNIVKTRSRAGMKEVDNEGCVERKFTRANKGKGKAGRETSVIGGSLSLNLKVDMREGLTNGASKSDGSSLPKSSDSDDVNEDKTAIRTETVMKTRGRESKAEKGKMKLKDSNSVCDDISISNLHMENVQESSFSDTIHNEENAAAQDGSQGRETDVSPSDGRQLYRERFRNIARRIASRFAHFSSHEEIGNHSNDAERRQIPLPEADSGTDDWPGPFSTAMKIIKDRRTKKKEGQHVTSTDKSESAELTWVPRKLENFICQKKWAPSLQDLCLPILAKNADAITSLECVPDVLRHKICWFLCDHRQMDSHFLELLVRESPTEICIKDCSWLSEELFIKIFESFNTSKLMVLQLDHCGVCMPDYALPATFARSPNSLPALTSISLKGAYRLSDAGLRSLVSSGPSLKSIDLSQCPLVTSEGICCLSKSLRFVLRELYIDHCQGVDAMVSLPGLLELETLEVLSVAGIHTVCDEFVCEVVSVHGCRMKHVGFADCIELTDYSLEVIGNTCAGLRSIDLSNLCKLTDVAIGHLANGCKEVQMLRFCRNAFSDEAIAAYIDIRGAFLKDLSLNNIIKVSNNTALSISRNCKNLLSLDLSWCRYMTNEALGLIVDSCSSLEVLKLFGCTQVTNVFIEGHSNPRVEFIGLKMTPIFKHICVPDFLQGPLRY, from the exons ATGACGGTATTGAGGTCCCGGGATACTTATTCTGCAGTCGGTGCTAAAACGTTAGAGCCAATGGCTGTGGAAGATGGGTTGATCGAACCGAGAACCCCACTGAAAACTTTAGATTTCGTTACGCGGTTATCAAACACCACGACACCTGTCTCGGGTTCACCGGATTTTACATCTGGGTCCCCGGGTTTGGAGTCTGGGTCTGGCACTGTTATTTATTTGGAAGGTGGAAATGTAAGGAGGAGAAGTGCTCGTTTGGCGAAAAATCTGGGCATGCTTAAATGCTCGAAAATCACTGGGGTTGTGAACGGGAAAAGGAAGAAAGATGAGTTTGAGGTTGTGGGGAATTCTTCGAGTGATGAATTTGATGCAAGGAATTTGGAAAGGAACGTTCTTGATCTTGAACTTGGGGTTGAGAAGGCAGTTGGGCTTCCTGATCCTAGTATGACGGGATTATGTCTGCAGAATTTGGATGATGGAGTGGATGATATAGTCATAGATAACGAGGAAGCCAATATTGTTGGAGGTGTTCCCAAGTTGGGATTGGGTAATAATATAAGCGCTGTTCCCAAGTTAAGATCGGGTAATAATGTAAGCGGTGCGCAAGTGGAGACTGAGAATAGCCAGAAACGACAGAAGAAATTTTGTGTGGATATGGAAATATTGGGTTTAGAATTGAGTGGGAAGGATGAGGTGGGGGAGCAATTCTTCACCTTAAGGTCAGGGAAGAATGTTGTGAAAAGAGAAATAAAAACTGATACTTGTGCTGGTAATCTGCTGGGAGGAACAAAGAGTGATATAGAAAGTGAGATTGAATTGAGTCATAATATTGTGAAGACTAGGTCAAGGGCCGGCATGAAAGAAGTTGATAATGAGGGATGCGTTGAGCGGAAATTTACTAGAGCAAATAAAGGTAAGGGGAAAGCTGGTAGGGAAACTTCAGTGATTGGTGGTTCTTTGTCGTTGAATTTAAAAGTAGATATGAGAGAAGGATTAACGAATGGTGCTTCAAAATCTGATGGTTCCTCTTTACCTAAAAGCTCAGATTCAGATGATGTAAATGAAGACAAAACTGCCATTAGAACTGAAACTGTTATGAAGACTCGAGGGAGAGAGAGCAAAGCGGAAAAAGGGAAAATGAAGTTGAAAGACAGTAATTCTGTCTGTGATGACATTAGCATCTCAAATCTTCACATGGAAAATGTACAGGAGAGTAGCTTTTCTGACACAATCCATAATGAAGAAAATGCAGCAGCGCAGGATGGATCACAGGGAAGGGAAACTGATGTTAGTCCGAGTGATGGGAGACAACTCTACCGGGAACGCTTTCGAAATATTGCTAGACGAATTGCATCTAGGTTCGCTCATTTCTCTTCTCACGAGGAAATAGGGAACCATTCTAATGATGCTGAGAGAAGACAAATTCCACTGCCAGAAGCAGATAGTGGAACAGATGATTGGCCTGGTCCTTTTTCAACTGCCATGAAAATCATTAAGGACCGCAGAACAAAAAAGAAAGAAGGGCAGCATGTAACCTCAACTGATAAAAGTGAATCCGCAGAACTAACATGGGTTCCTAGAAAACTGGAAAATTTTATATGCCAGAAGAAATGGGCACCCTCCTTACAAGATTTATGCTTACCAATTCTTGCTAAAAATGCAGATGCAATCACTTCGCTCGAATGTGTTCCAGATGTGTTGCGGCACAAGATCTGTTGGTTTCTTTGTGACCATCGGCAAATGGACAGTCATTTTCTTGAATTGCTCGTGCGTGAATCACCTACAGAGATATGTATAAAAGATTGTTCGTGGTTATCTGAGGAACTATTCATCAAGATATTTGAAAGTTTCAATACAAGCAAGCTGATG GTGCTACAATTGGATCACTGTGGAGTATGTATGCCCGACTATGCTTTGCCTGCTACTTTTGCCCGTTCACCCAATAGTCTTCCTGCTCTGACTTCCATATCCTTGAAAGGTGCATATCGTCTCTCTGATGCTGGGCTGAGATCTCTTGTCTCGTCTGGGCCTTCTCTCAAATCCATCGACCTCAGCCAGTGTCCCTTGGTTACTTCCGAGGGAATATGCTGTTTGTCAAAGTCACTGAGATTTGTTTTGAGGGAGCTATACATTGATCATTGTCAAGGAGTAGATGCTATGGTTAGCCTCCCTGGACTTTTAGAGCTCGAAACTTTGGAGGTTTTATCAGTAGCAGGAATCCATACTGTTTGCGATGAATTTGTCTGTGAAGTTGTCTCCGTACATGGTTGCCGAATGAAGCATGTTGGTTTTGCAGATTGCAT AGAATTGACTGATTACTCTTTGGAAGTCATTGGCAATACTTGCGCTGGATTACGTTCTATAGACCTGAGTAATTTGTGCAAGCTGACAGATGTTGCCATAGGCCACCTGGCAAATGGCTGCAAAGAAGTTCAGATGCTGAGATTTTGCCGCAATGCATTCAG TGATGAAGCTATTGCTGCATACATTGATATCCGTGGGGCGTTTCTGAAAGACCTGTCCCTCAACAATATTATCAAG GTTTCCAACAATACCGCTCTATCGATTTCCAGAAATTGCAAGAATTTATTGAGTTTGGATTTATCTTGGTGTCGCTATATGACCAACGAAGCACTAGGATTGATCGTGGATAGTTGCTCCTCACTTGAAGTACTCAAATTGTTTGGCTGTACACAG GTGACAAATGTGTTTATCGAGGGCCATTCAAACCCAAGGGTAGAATTCATTGGACTGAAGATGACGCCAATTTTCAAACATATATGTGTGCCTGATTTCCTACAAGGACCATTGCGTTATTAA